A DNA window from Campylobacter anatolicus contains the following coding sequences:
- a CDS encoding ammonia-forming cytochrome c nitrite reductase subunit c552 — MKKYILFIVVCLVVASGFFLMRDIEFKEKQRNEINQAHALPQDPYKVSSYSAFYPRQVHSYLKDMDNNSTRDFLVEKPNYAVIRMGEGDFGAWYDKAHGHFYSSVNMLLSINSGTPKDPNKFDGELPSRCFTCHSGDFIRLMKRDGELEFYSKSLASYAAEAQNGIGCIDCHDPKTMELSMNRSNLDNSLSLAGRLSFNKSSHQEKRSLVCAQCHVLTYTKKIEWTDSNGTKRISKGIISPWSNGIGIDEAEAHYDDPKNFGGKRAVHILNSFSKAPTILAEHPDYEIFIKGTHYKNGVACADCHIPYVSEGSTKYSHHEFTNPLKNMQASCLTCHPGKQEELTQILADKRKAVYGLGDIILDNLASAHLEAQKAWEIGASEDEMKEPLDLIRKAQWRFTAVFSSYGSYIHATDESMRLYSNANEYVQNARIKLTKILAKYGIIDYKVPEFANKQEIFNYAKPEKRIQAIKEKCEWIEEYQRKWYEESKNNGTLDVNDAKDKVFKAQFEVYKDICNEIK, encoded by the coding sequence ATGAAAAAGTATATTTTGTTTATTGTGGTCTGTTTGGTTGTGGCGAGTGGATTTTTTCTGATGAGAGATATTGAATTTAAAGAGAAACAACGTAATGAGATAAATCAAGCACATGCGTTACCACAAGATCCGTATAAAGTTTCAAGTTATAGTGCATTTTATCCAAGGCAAGTGCATAGTTACTTAAAGGATATGGATAATAACAGCACGAGAGATTTTCTTGTCGAAAAGCCAAATTATGCAGTTATTCGTATGGGTGAAGGTGATTTTGGAGCTTGGTATGATAAGGCTCATGGGCACTTTTATAGTAGTGTAAATATGCTTTTAAGCATTAATAGTGGTACCCCTAAAGACCCAAATAAATTTGATGGGGAACTACCTTCTCGCTGCTTTACTTGCCACTCGGGAGATTTTATCCGCCTTATGAAAAGGGATGGTGAACTTGAGTTTTACTCTAAATCTCTAGCAAGTTATGCTGCTGAGGCTCAAAATGGGATAGGTTGTATTGACTGTCATGATCCAAAAACTATGGAACTTAGTATGAATAGAAGCAACCTAGATAACTCTCTTTCGTTAGCAGGACGTTTAAGTTTTAATAAATCAAGTCATCAAGAAAAACGATCTTTAGTTTGTGCCCAGTGTCATGTGCTTACATATACTAAAAAAATTGAATGGACCGATAGTAATGGTACAAAACGTATATCTAAAGGTATTATATCGCCATGGAGTAATGGCATAGGTATAGATGAAGCAGAAGCCCACTATGATGATCCAAAAAATTTTGGTGGCAAAAGAGCGGTGCATATACTTAACTCATTCTCAAAAGCACCTACTATTTTAGCAGAGCATCCTGATTATGAAATTTTTATAAAAGGTACTCATTATAAAAATGGTGTGGCATGTGCTGATTGTCATATTCCATACGTTAGTGAAGGTAGTACTAAGTATTCTCACCATGAATTTACAAACCCACTTAAGAATATGCAAGCTAGTTGTTTAACTTGTCATCCTGGCAAACAAGAGGAGCTAACACAAATTTTAGCCGATAAACGCAAAGCTGTATATGGACTTGGTGATATTATACTTGATAACCTAGCTTCTGCTCACCTAGAGGCACAAAAGGCTTGGGAGATCGGAGCAAGTGAAGATGAGATGAAAGAACCGCTAGATCTTATAAGAAAAGCTCAGTGGAGATTTACTGCAGTGTTTTCTAGCTACGGTTCATATATTCACGCTACAGACGAGAGTATGAGATTATACTCAAATGCAAATGAATATGTTCAAAATGCAAGAATCAAGCTTACTAAAATTTTAGCCAAATATGGCATAATTGATTACAAAGTACCAGAATTTGCAAATAAACAAGAGATATTTAACTATGCAAAACCAGAAAAACGCATACAGGCCATAAAAGAAAAGTGTGAGTGGATAGAGGAGTATCAAAGAAAGTGGTACGAAGAGTCTAAAAATAATGGTACACTTGATGTAAATGATGCTAAAGATAAGGTTTTTAAAGCTCAATTTGAGGTATATAAAGATATTTGCAATGAGATTAAATAG
- the nrfH gene encoding cytochrome c nitrite reductase small subunit: protein MPKLVVYASIAVCCFGIAMAIYTADISRFFMHLGSDSKACINCHNMNTAYTTWEHSIHGRNVVCIDCHLPRDFVSKYITKAKDGLHHVYMFTFDKYGQSIEISDSGAKTVQGNCIACHEIKTEAIVLNATMNAHKDKDDYCWRCHRDTAHSGIGGINMTPDALGVKNLK, encoded by the coding sequence ATGCCAAAGCTGGTTGTATATGCGAGTATTGCGGTGTGCTGTTTTGGAATAGCTATGGCTATTTATACAGCTGATATTTCAAGATTTTTTATGCATCTTGGAAGTGATAGTAAAGCGTGTATAAATTGTCATAATATGAATACAGCCTACACAACTTGGGAACATAGCATACATGGACGAAATGTTGTTTGTATAGATTGTCATCTGCCAAGAGATTTCGTAAGCAAATATATTACTAAGGCAAAAGATGGGCTTCATCACGTCTATATGTTTACTTTCGATAAATATGGTCAAAGCATAGAAATTTCAGACAGTGGAGCGAAAACTGTGCAGGGAAACTGCATCGCCTGTCACGAGATTAAAACCGAAGCAATCGTCTTAAACGCGACTATGAACGCACATAAAGACAAAGATGACTATTGTTGGAGATGTCATAGAGATACAGCACATTCTGGAATAGGTGGCATAAATATGACACCTGACGCATTAGGTGTTAAAAATTTAAAATAA
- a CDS encoding saccharopine dehydrogenase family protein: MANILIIGAGGVSQVATVKCAMNSDVFTHITLASRTKNKCDAIAKFIKERLGVEISTAQIDADDTDAVVELIKKTGAKMLLNVALPYQDLTLMDACIKSGIPYIDTANYEHPDTAKFEYKLQWAKDGDFKAANTMALLGSGFDPGVTNVFCAYAQQNLFDEISEIDILDCNAGDHGYAFATNFNPEINLREVSAKGRYWEKEKGWCETEPMEIGFKWDYPKVGIKDSYLLYHEELESLVKNIKGLKRIRFFMTFGQSYLTHMKCLENVGMLRIDEVEHNGVKIVPIQFLKTLLPDPASLGPRTKGKTNIGCVIRGIKDGKERQVYIYNVCDHESCYAETGAQAVSYTTGVPAMIGSLMIAKGIWSGKGVFNMEQFDAKPFMDELNRQGLPWEIIEMKPGERYEVE; the protein is encoded by the coding sequence ATGGCAAATATTTTAATAATCGGAGCTGGTGGTGTGAGCCAAGTCGCAACTGTAAAATGTGCGATGAATAGCGATGTTTTCACGCATATCACACTTGCAAGTCGCACAAAAAACAAGTGTGATGCTATAGCTAAATTTATAAAAGAGCGTTTAGGAGTTGAAATTTCAACAGCTCAAATAGACGCTGATGACACTGACGCTGTCGTTGAGCTGATTAAAAAAACAGGTGCTAAAATGCTACTAAATGTCGCACTGCCATATCAAGATCTTACGCTTATGGACGCGTGTATAAAATCTGGTATCCCTTACATTGACACCGCAAATTACGAACACCCTGACACTGCAAAATTTGAATACAAACTTCAATGGGCAAAAGATGGCGATTTTAAGGCAGCAAATACGATGGCATTGCTTGGTAGTGGCTTTGATCCTGGCGTTACTAACGTATTTTGTGCTTATGCACAGCAAAATTTATTTGATGAGATTAGTGAGATAGATATACTTGATTGTAATGCAGGTGACCATGGGTATGCATTTGCAACAAATTTTAACCCAGAGATAAACCTTCGTGAAGTTAGTGCCAAAGGACGCTATTGGGAAAAAGAAAAGGGGTGGTGCGAGACTGAACCTATGGAGATAGGATTTAAGTGGGATTACCCAAAAGTTGGTATCAAAGACAGCTATCTGCTCTATCATGAGGAGCTTGAGAGCTTGGTAAAAAATATCAAAGGGCTTAAGCGAATTCGCTTTTTTATGACATTTGGACAGAGCTACTTAACACATATGAAATGCCTAGAAAATGTCGGTATGTTGCGTATAGATGAAGTAGAGCATAACGGCGTGAAAATCGTGCCGATTCAGTTTTTAAAGACACTTTTACCTGATCCTGCTTCACTCGGTCCCCGCACGAAAGGCAAGACAAATATTGGTTGCGTAATACGTGGCATAAAAGACGGCAAAGAAAGACAAGTCTATATCTATAATGTATGCGATCATGAGAGTTGCTACGCAGAAACTGGTGCTCAGGCTGTTAGCTACACCACAGGAGTACCAGCTATGATAGGTTCATTAATGATAGCCAAAGGAATTTGGAGTGGCAAGGGTGTATTTAATATGGAGCAATTTGACGCTAAGCCATTTATGGACGAGCTAAACCGCCAAGGTTTGCCATGGGAAATTATAGAGATGAAGCCAGGCGAAAGGTATGAGGTAGAGTGA
- a CDS encoding histidine kinase — protein sequence MKKIILSSLVVASSLMAATNEQIVEFYKNNIVPQNINVEVASREKVVGYPEFEAVIIKLSDGTIKEEEIIFTKGDLLLPDIYDLKTSKSYKGEFKEKMLVGKLGSVYKNENKANIITLGNDPKKPTKVMFSDPECPYCRMELKSVEKALESENLKIILTPVHDRSSLEKAYLIYKEIATAKSDSDKVKILRKYYADKFEVPAGSVTDNQVAQIDELRKKYFTAGLRSVPFGIDEAVLTKK from the coding sequence ATGAAAAAGATTATACTTTCAAGTCTAGTCGTGGCAAGTTCGCTAATGGCAGCTACAAATGAGCAAATCGTTGAGTTTTACAAAAATAATATAGTGCCGCAAAATATAAACGTAGAAGTAGCTTCACGTGAAAAGGTCGTAGGATATCCAGAATTTGAAGCTGTTATTATCAAACTAAGCGATGGCACAATCAAAGAAGAAGAGATAATCTTTACAAAAGGCGATCTGCTTTTGCCTGATATATATGACTTAAAAACGAGCAAGAGCTACAAGGGTGAATTTAAAGAGAAAATGCTCGTCGGCAAACTCGGTAGTGTCTATAAAAATGAAAATAAAGCAAACATAATAACACTTGGCAATGACCCTAAAAAGCCGACAAAAGTGATGTTTAGCGATCCGGAATGTCCTTATTGTAGAATGGAGCTTAAGAGTGTAGAAAAGGCACTAGAAAGCGAAAATTTAAAGATCATATTAACACCAGTTCATGACCGTAGTTCGCTTGAAAAGGCATACCTAATATACAAAGAGATAGCCACTGCTAAAAGCGATAGCGATAAAGTAAAAATTTTAAGAAAATACTACGCTGACAAATTTGAAGTCCCAGCTGGTAGTGTAACAGATAACCAAGTCGCACAGATCGATGAGCTAAGAAAGAAGTATTTTACCGCTGGTCTTAGAAGTGTGCCATTTGGTATTGATGAAGCCGTTTTAACTAAGAAATAA
- the selB gene encoding selenocysteine-specific translation elongation factor yields MSVIIGTAGHVDHGKTSLIKALNGFDGDRMEQEKERGITIDLSFSNLKKGDENIAFIDVPGHESLVKTMISGAFGFDACLLVVAADDGLMPQTMEHISVLNLLDVRSIVVAITKSDLVSESKLNERESEIYKYIGEFKNLSILEVFKTSIKDPESINELRNYLFNIKPKNRDTDGLFRYYIDRVFSIKGIGSIVTGSVIEGSVSKNEKLFNYDIAKEVSVRSIQMHDNFVDNASASNRVALNLTGVELSELKKGQLLSKKGFFRGFNEVDTVVFSSELNHNENVTFCVGAKSVAAKAIVLSREKNSFFVTFKFDKQMFLKFNEPFVLIANSRVIGGGRVLNPIMEPMKKQSKIAFLNALNTKNFKVAFDMLKLIHKNGFGLISSVQRFDLKHDEAIAIAKELNNAFIDEAALNIYDIDAVSRVKNFIKFMLEKNKFAIFSASSVSLKLGWASENLTQAAINKLENEHIITKNDGVYTKVGIDFSELKTRLEDEIYKILDMAKLAPEAPYNIYDELEIDRVSGDNALKKLTAQNRVIRLAHNLFVTAKALEFAMRELRSIITQNGYVNVQNAKEHLGLSRKYVIAYLEHLDRSNDIIKDGQNRVLNDKFK; encoded by the coding sequence ATGAGTGTAATAATAGGCACAGCAGGACACGTAGATCACGGTAAAACCTCGCTTATCAAGGCTTTAAATGGCTTTGATGGCGATAGAATGGAACAGGAAAAAGAGCGTGGCATAACTATAGATCTAAGTTTTTCAAATTTAAAAAAAGGCGATGAGAATATCGCATTTATCGACGTTCCAGGCCATGAGAGCTTAGTAAAGACAATGATAAGCGGAGCATTTGGTTTTGATGCGTGTTTATTAGTCGTTGCGGCTGATGATGGGCTGATGCCTCAAACTATGGAGCATATAAGCGTTTTAAATTTATTAGACGTTAGATCAATTGTTGTTGCAATAACTAAAAGCGATCTAGTCAGCGAGAGCAAGCTAAACGAGCGTGAAAGCGAGATTTATAAATACATTGGTGAGTTTAAAAACTTAAGCATCTTAGAGGTATTTAAAACTAGCATAAAAGATCCTGAAAGTATTAATGAGTTAAGAAATTATTTATTTAATATAAAACCAAAAAATCGCGATACAGACGGACTTTTCCGCTATTATATAGACCGTGTTTTTAGCATAAAAGGTATCGGCTCTATTGTAACCGGTAGTGTCATCGAGGGGAGTGTTAGCAAAAACGAAAAGCTTTTTAACTATGACATCGCCAAAGAAGTTAGTGTGCGAAGTATCCAGATGCACGATAATTTCGTTGATAATGCATCTGCTTCAAACCGTGTAGCTTTAAATTTGACAGGAGTTGAGTTAAGTGAGTTAAAAAAAGGACAACTACTAAGTAAAAAGGGCTTTTTTAGGGGTTTTAACGAAGTCGACACAGTTGTTTTTAGTAGTGAGCTTAATCACAATGAAAACGTTACATTTTGCGTTGGAGCAAAGAGTGTTGCGGCAAAAGCGATCGTATTAAGTCGTGAGAAAAATAGCTTTTTTGTAACGTTTAAATTTGACAAACAGATGTTTTTAAAATTTAATGAGCCATTTGTACTTATCGCAAACTCTCGTGTCATAGGTGGCGGACGTGTGTTAAATCCGATAATGGAGCCTATGAAAAAGCAGAGTAAAATCGCCTTTTTAAACGCTCTAAATACAAAAAATTTCAAAGTCGCATTTGATATGCTAAAGCTTATTCATAAAAATGGCTTTGGGCTAATTAGCTCAGTGCAAAGATTTGACCTAAAACACGATGAGGCTATTGCTATCGCAAAGGAACTAAATAATGCTTTTATCGATGAAGCTGCCTTAAATATATACGATATAGATGCAGTCTCACGCGTAAAAAACTTTATCAAATTTATGCTTGAAAAGAATAAATTTGCAATCTTCTCGGCTTCATCTGTATCACTAAAGCTTGGCTGGGCGAGTGAAAATCTAACACAAGCTGCGATAAATAAGCTAGAAAATGAGCATATCATCACTAAAAACGATGGTGTTTATACAAAAGTAGGTATTGATTTTAGTGAGTTAAAAACTCGTCTTGAAGATGAAATTTATAAAATTTTAGATATGGCCAAACTCGCTCCAGAAGCACCTTATAACATATATGATGAGCTTGAGATAGATCGCGTAAGTGGCGATAATGCCCTTAAAAAACTCACCGCACAAAACCGAGTCATAAGGCTAGCACATAATCTTTTTGTAACGGCAAAAGCGTTGGAATTTGCTATGCGTGAGCTACGCTCTATCATTACTCAAAATGGCTACGTAAATGTGCAAAATGCAAAGGAACATTTAGGCTTGAGTCGTAAATACGTAATCGCTTATTTAGAGCATTTGGACCGATCAAACGACATCATAAAAGATGGACAGAATCGTGTTTTAAATGATAAATTTAAATAA
- the selA gene encoding L-seryl-tRNA(Sec) selenium transferase, with protein MKFSELPQVDKILNLECFKGALKPILTAITHKILNEQRELLKSGKTALSKDEIIAKITDEYIKYEQSELKSLINATGVCMHTNLGRSVIDERLFERAKEIICSYSNLEYDLQTGERGNRYDYTSRLLSALFGCEDALIVNNNASAVFLVLNTFAKGGETIVSRGELVEIGGSFRVPDVMSASGTELVEVGTTNKTRLSDYENAINENTKMLLKVHRSNFDIVGFSQSVSDEQIATLGREKNLMSYYDLGSGYVGELPFGLGKDDPNVTKILKNGINLMSFSGDKLFGSVQCGIILGKREFIARLRKNQLLRMLRVDKVIISLFCESVKAYINKEFELITTMKQLYKSVDELTSLATNINANLACPCDVVQTLTFVGGGSLPNKTLPSVALKFGGNAQEIEAKFRACRVIGRIENGAFLLDLRSILDKDIKNLINIINKVSK; from the coding sequence ATGAAATTTTCAGAGCTTCCTCAGGTTGATAAAATTTTAAATTTAGAGTGTTTTAAAGGTGCTTTAAAGCCTATTTTAACAGCTATTACGCATAAGATATTAAACGAACAAAGAGAGCTTTTAAAAAGTGGCAAAACTGCTTTAAGTAAAGATGAGATCATCGCAAAAATCACCGATGAATACATAAAATACGAGCAAAGTGAGCTAAAATCTCTCATAAATGCAACTGGCGTTTGTATGCATACAAACTTAGGACGTAGCGTCATCGACGAGAGATTGTTTGAGCGGGCAAAAGAGATCATATGCTCGTATTCAAATTTAGAATACGACTTACAAACTGGCGAACGTGGTAACCGCTATGATTACACGAGTCGTCTACTATCGGCACTTTTTGGCTGTGAGGACGCTTTAATAGTAAATAACAATGCAAGTGCTGTATTTTTGGTATTAAATACCTTTGCAAAAGGTGGCGAGACGATCGTAAGTCGTGGTGAGCTCGTTGAGATCGGTGGAAGTTTTAGAGTGCCTGATGTGATGAGTGCGTCAGGCACGGAGTTAGTCGAAGTCGGTACGACAAATAAAACTCGACTAAGTGATTACGAAAATGCTATAAATGAAAATACAAAAATGCTACTAAAAGTTCATAGATCAAATTTTGATATCGTAGGCTTTAGTCAAAGCGTTAGTGACGAGCAGATCGCGACTTTAGGGCGTGAGAAAAATTTGATGAGTTATTATGATCTTGGTAGTGGATATGTGGGTGAGCTGCCATTTGGGCTTGGTAAAGACGATCCAAACGTAACTAAAATATTAAAAAACGGTATAAATTTGATGAGTTTTAGCGGTGATAAACTTTTTGGCTCAGTACAGTGTGGCATAATACTTGGCAAACGCGAATTCATAGCACGTTTGCGTAAAAATCAACTTCTAAGAATGCTACGTGTCGATAAAGTCATCATCTCTTTGTTTTGCGAAAGTGTAAAGGCGTATATAAACAAAGAATTTGAGCTTATTACGACAATGAAACAGCTGTATAAAAGTGTAGATGAGCTGACAAGCTTGGCTACTAATATCAATGCAAATCTCGCTTGTCCTTGCGATGTTGTGCAGACTTTGACATTTGTAGGTGGTGGATCTTTACCGAACAAAACACTGCCAAGCGTTGCTCTTAAATTTGGTGGCAATGCACAAGAAATTGAGGCTAAATTTAGAGCGTGTAGAGTCATTGGACGTATTGAAAATGGGGCATTTTTACTCGATCTGCGTTCTATTTTAGACAAAGATATTAAAAATTTAATAAACATAATAAATAAGGTCAGCAAATGA